The Pigmentiphaga aceris DNA segment ACCATTGAACGCGGTTCGCGCTCGGGTCGGGTGGCATGGCAATTTGCCAAGGACTGGGCAGCGCGCCAGGCTGCGGCAGGCGACGCATTGCCGGCCGGGCACGTGACCGTTAATCCTGTGGCGGACTATTGATCATGAACCTGCAAGCGGGCCAGGAAGTGCGAAAGGTAATGGAAGTGGCGGCAGGCGTGCTGCTGCGCGCCGACGGCAGCGTGCTGCTGGGCCAGCGCCCGGAAGGCAAGGCCTACGCCGGTTGGTGGGAACTGCCCGGCGGCAAGCTCGAACCCGGTGAAACCGTGCTGCAAGCCCTGGCACGTGAACTGAAAGAAGAGCTTGGCATCGACGTGACTGCGGCCACCACCTGGGTGACGCACGAACACACGTACCCGCACGCGACCGTGCGCCTGCACTTCTGCCGGGTGACCGGCTGGCATGGCGAGCCGCGCGGCCTGGAATCGCAGGACGTGCAGTGGGTACAGGCCTGGCGTGCCGAAACCTCGGCCATTACCGCTGCAGTGAACGCGCGCGAAGCACGCATTGCGGCGCTGGCACCCGATGCCTCGCCCGAGGCACACGTGGCTGCCACGGCGCTGTCGGTCGAGGAAGGCCTGGGCCTGACCTTGTCGCCGCCGGTTGGCCCCCTGCTGCCCGCCACCTTGCCGCCCATGCGCTGGCTGCAGGTGCCGGATATCTACGGCATCACCGGCATCGACAACCCCGACAATCTGTCAGCCTTCATGCACAAGCTGGATTCCGCGCTGGCACGTGGTCTGCGCCTGGTGCAATTCCGCGAACCGGGCTGGCCCGAAGGCCCGAATGCGCCGTCGCTGCTGGCGGTATTGCGTGATGTGATCGAACGCACCCACGCAGCCGGTGGCCGTGTGCTGGTCAACAGCGTGCACCCGGCCGCCTGGTGGAACGAGGCCGACGGCGTGCACCTGCGCGCCAGCGATGCCAGTGGCCCCCGCCCCGACATCGCCCCCGGAAGCTGGGTGGGCGTCTCGGTTCATGCCGCA contains these protein-coding regions:
- a CDS encoding thiamine phosphate synthase, with protein sequence MNLQAGQEVRKVMEVAAGVLLRADGSVLLGQRPEGKAYAGWWELPGGKLEPGETVLQALARELKEELGIDVTAATTWVTHEHTYPHATVRLHFCRVTGWHGEPRGLESQDVQWVQAWRAETSAITAAVNAREARIAALAPDASPEAHVAATALSVEEGLGLTLSPPVGPLLPATLPPMRWLQVPDIYGITGIDNPDNLSAFMHKLDSALARGLRLVQFREPGWPEGPNAPSLLAVLRDVIERTHAAGGRVLVNSVHPAAWWNEADGVHLRASDASGPRPDIAPGSWVGVSVHAAHDLANARKLDADFVALGNVLPTPSHTDRAPLGWQQFAALNLQAGLPVFALGGQGPDTLATAIGHGAHGIAAIRGVWDE